In one window of Pristiophorus japonicus isolate sPriJap1 chromosome 9, sPriJap1.hap1, whole genome shotgun sequence DNA:
- the LOC139272669 gene encoding histone H3-like produces MARTKQTARKSTGGKAPRKQLATKAARKSAPATGGVKKPHRYRPGTVALREIRRYQKSTELLIRKLPFQRLVREIAQDFKTDLRFQSSAIMALQESSEAYLVGLFEDTNLCAIHAKRVTIMPKDIQLARRIRGERA; encoded by the coding sequence ATGGCCAGaaccaagcagacagcgcgcaaatcgactggagggaaagctcctcgcaaacagctggctaccaaagcggcccggaagagtgctccagccacgggcggagtgaagaaacCTCACCGTTACAGACCCGGCActgtggctctgagggagatccgccgttaccagaaatccaccgagctactcatccgcaaactgcccttccagcgcctggtgcgaGAGATCGCacaggacttcaagaccgaccttCGCTTCCAGAGCTCGGCTATCATGGCCCTACAGGAGTccagcgaggcttacctggtggggctctttgaggacaccaacctgtgcgccatccacgccaagcgagtcaccatcatgccaAAGGACATACAGCTGGCtcgccgcatccgcggggagcgcgcctaa